ACCCCACTGCCGCCAGGCGACAATGGCACACTGTTACCCCAGGCATAATTGGTGCCCGTTGTAATGGTGGCATTCAGCAGGATTGATTTACCATAACAGATGTTACTGTTTTGAGGATCGATGGTTGCCTGGGGCGCCGGTACGTTGTAAAACCTGACGGTGGCCATATCACTGGTATCGGCAGGACAAACCCCGCTTTTCACTACAGCCCGGTAGTACTGCGTTTGCGTAATGGGACCGGTTTGGTAAGTGGTATTTTGATAAGCAGGTGAAAAACTGCCCCAGCTGCTGCTGTTAAATGAAGATTGCCAGTTTAGTACCGAGCCGATATTGTTAACCAATGTCAACAGGGGGCGCGTGGTTTCGTTCAGACAGATATTGGAAAGCTCTGGCGTTACTTTGCCACCAACCGACTTGGAATCAACTGTAACAAATGCAGCCGAACTCGTATCGATGGAACAGGCCGAACCATTTTGCACTAACGCCGCGTAGTGGGTGGAGGCAGTCAGGTTTTGCGCTGTATACTTATTACTGGTGGAGGCAATGTCCCGCCAGGTAACACCATCGGTTGATGACACCCATTTCAGCACCCCCCCTACTTCGTCTGCCAGGGATAGCGGTACATTGGTACCCGAGCAAATGGTAGTATCGCTCATAATTCTGCCAGCCACCGTTGGCGGCATGGTAGTAATATCGATCGTATCGCGCAGATCGGCGCAGCCATTTACTTCGTGGTTGGTAACCTTGCCGCCATTGGCGCCCACGGTTACATTTATAATATTACTATTGGCCCCGGAGTTGATCGTCCAGCCTGCAGGGACCGTCCAATCGTAGGAGGCGCCAGCCAGCGCCGGCACCGAATATTCCACCGTAGTATTGGTACAGGCAATTTGTTTTCCGCTAATCTGCAGTCCGGCACAGGTATTACGCAGGGCCACATAGGCATAGGCAAAATGAGCGCCCGGCCGGCAATTATCGGCTTCAAAAGTGAGTGTAACCTGCTGACCCCGGTAGGGCGACAGATCGAAAGTAACTTCGGTCCAGCCCTTCGTCCAGATATCATACAACAGGGTGCCGTTGGTATTGGTGCCGGAAAAGTTCATGAATGGAACCGGGCTGTTGGTAAATCCATTGGCCTTGGCCGTAGCGGAATCGAGCGTGGCGCCGGTTCCCGAGCCGCCATTACCACCGGCTGCATTGTTAAAAGTTGGCAGGTAATAACCGGGCGAGGCGCAGGTGATAACGCTATCGTGGGTGCTTAAAGTAGCTTTAAACAGGGGTTGTTCATTTGAATTATGGGTACCGTTTTCCAGCACCATGGCGTAGGCATAGGTCATGGTATAAGGATCTGATGTTGACCCGGCCGGCACATCAATTACATAGGTAACTGCTCGGATAAAACCACCCGGGTTACGGCCGGTTTGCCCCAGTGCGCGGGAGGTGGTGCTTGACCCCAGCATAATGGAATATTTGTAAGCATATCCATTAATGGTAGGCACAGTGGTGAAAAAGCCAAACGGGTCGCTGGTAGGCGAGGTAATTACCTGGATGCCCGTATTGCTGAGGGAATATTCCGGAATAGTAGTAAGACCGGTGTTTGGGGCAGGATATGATTGAGTGGGCCCATTTATCAACCCGGTTGTGGCTGACCAAAAAGAGAGGTCGCCCGTTCCAAAATTGATGTTTGTTGGACAGGTCTGCAACTGGGAATAGCCAGCTGCCGCCAAAAATATCGCAGCAAAACAGAGTAAATATTTTTTCATCCAAGTTTTAATAGGGGCCACAAAAAATTCTTCTATACTTACTTGTACGATAATTATTCTGAACCGGTTGGTTGTCTGAAATGGGATGGGTGGGATTTCCGGGATTTTTGGGAAATGGTTGCCTGATCGCAACCACTGATTCCATTCTGCCCTTTGCCTGCCCATGGATTAAATTCAGGGTTCGAAGGGTATCAATCAATGTACTTAAATGTACACATTTAAAATCAAAGTCTGAACTGGGACGGGTGAGATTTTTGGGATGGGTGGGAATGAAAAAGCCCCTCCCGACAAGTCGGGAAGGGCCTGATATTTTTACCTATAGTATTTTTACTGATATTGTATGTACACCGGCTGCGGCTTTTCGGCCAGTACTTCCTGCGGTGTTAACATGTGGCTGTTCTGTTTGCGGATATCATTTTTGTAGAACAGTTTGAAACCGGCAAACTGAACAGGCTCTTTCCAAACGTATGCTTTGTAGCTGTCGTGTTTCAGCGAAGGTTCACCCCAGCCATCCATATCCATTACGATCTGAACATCGGGATGAATAGTGATATTCTTGTAATTGGTAACCATGTTCTGGGTAAAGCGGTGCACTACCAGGATCTTGGGCGGCAGGTTATTGGCTTTGGCCAGGTTGCTGAGGTAATTGCTTACAAAGTTTACATCCGAGGCATCCATGGTACCGATCACAGAACCGGGTCTTTTTCCTGTTTTCATAGAGAACTCAGGATCGATACCCAGGTGTACGTGCGGCATCTTCAGGTATTGCTCCAGCAGGGGAATTTCTGCCTGTACATTACTGAAACCTACCTGTACATCCAGAAAAACCAGGGCGTTGATGCGCGCTGCCATTTTCAGGATGGAATCAATTTGTTTGAACGGCATGCGCAAACGGTATTTACCGTCTTTGCCGGGAGCCCCCTGGGCAGTTACGGCAATATAATGAAGGGCGGGCTGAACCGGCATAGCAGGATCGGCAGCTTCCCATTTTTTACATTCATCACCCAGTTTTTTCAGCATTTCATCTGGTGGATATTCACCCAGCACACCCATATTTTTTGAATACAGGTTACCATAATAAGCTACAATTCTTTTATAAGGCAGAACAGCACCGGCATTGGGATAGGGCGTTTTAACGGGCCAGCGGCCTGAAGAATCGCCATTTGCCAAATGCAGGTTATTCTTATTGAAAACTGCTGTATCGAGCGTTAAAGCGGGTTTGGTTACATCCGGAGCAGCAGGTTTTTCTTCTACTGCTGGTTTTGTAGAATCGGATGTTGTTTGGGCTTTAGCGGTATTGGCCTCTCCACTGGAACAGGCATTCAAAATAATAGGCAGACAGGCTGCTACAACCAGGCGACTTGGGCGCGTGAACCAGGTTATTGATTTCATTGAGTGTATTACGATTTTGTACGTTTTATCTAAGGAAAATCAGCGGACGAAATTAAGTTAAAACTAATGATGAAAACAAGCTGTTTATAAGTTTCAACACGCTTTCACACGTTGATAACTAATAACTCTTAGTAACGCCCGCCAATAACTTTTATTACCTGTTTTGGGTGGAAAGCTAATCAATTTCTAATGCTCCCCAATTACCTTGCTGAAAAATTCAGCAAAGTCCCAATATGTTGAATACCAGCAGATATAACAGAAAATCAGCGCAATCGTAGATTTCCCCTCCAAAAACCTTTTTTAACTATGCTATTGCACAATCAAAATATCTTGTGTAGTTTTAATAAAACCCATTCGTATATGAAAACGAAAATCGGATTGTTTACAGTCCTTCTTGCCGCCGTAGCCGCCGTACCCGCTCTGGCCCAGAACACTACTGCAAAGTACGTGAGCAACAAGACCACAGCTACGCAGGCGCCGGCACAACCCATGATCAATTTTGTGAACCAAAAGCCTACGATCGATTCAATGGTATCTGGTATTGATGCAAATAATTATTTGGATCATGCTTCTTTCCGTGGTAAAGCGCGTGAAGGTAAATACTGGGTTGAATTGTTCTACAGCAAGGCCAACAGAGAGATCATGAAGGCCAATTACGTGTTTACAACAGATTCGTTGAATTTTAGCCGTTGCTATTATTTCAAAAATAATAGCGTTACTAAAATTTTCGACAACAACACCACCAATTACTACCAGGTTGGTAATGTAGTGTTGACTGAACAAGGCACTGTTGCGCCTTCACCAACGTCTAAGAAGTTCAGCGAGTTAATTGCTGACACCTTCCAGTCGTTATCAGCAGGCTGTTTCCAATAGTAGACAGCTCATCTTTCCGTTTTAGCAACACTGTTATTGATTAAGAAGATATTCGCTGCTTTTGCCCGAACTCGCAAGCACCTGGTACATGCTTGTAAGTTCGGGTAAAGTATTTTTAGGGGGTAAGTGATTACTTACCCGTTATATCGATGCTTGCACCGGCTAATCCTGCTGCCTGCGCCTGTAGTTTTATAACTCCCGGTTTTCCGTTTGATTGCACTACGGCCAAACACAAGCCATTGAATGCTTTGTGCTGGCTGCCTTTAAATGACTCCAGGCTGGTTTGACAACCATTATCAACACCGGCAATAAACCCGGCTCCGCTTACTTTAAACTGAATTTCATTAGCAGCATCGGGCACCAGGTTACCGGCTGCATCTACCACTTTTACCGTTACAAACGACAGGTCTTTTCCATCGCCTTTAATGGCGCTTCTATCGGCCTGTACAATTAGCTTCGCGGGTTCACCGGCTGTTTTTATCACCTGGGTAGCTACTGCTTTTCCATTCTTTTTTGAGATGGCTTCTACCTTGCCTGCTTCAAACGGCACGCGCCACATCACATACAGGTCATCACCGGTTTTCTTTCTTATACCCTGCGATTTCCCATTTATGAACAGCTCTACTTCATCGGCATTGTTGTAATAAGCCCACATGTCAATTGTTTGTCCGGGCTTCCAGTTCCAGTGCGGGAACAAATGCAAGACATTTTTGGTAGTGAACAGGCTCTGGTACAAATAATAAACGTCTTTCGGAAACCCGGCCAGGTCAACAATACCAAAATAAGAACTACGGGCCGGCCAGGGGTATGGTGTTGGCTCGCCTATATAATCGAAACCCGTCCACACAAACATGCCGCTTACGCTTTCGTATTTTAAAAACGCTTTTAACGTAGTCAGATGAGACGATCCCCAGGGCGTATAACAATTTTCATAAGCTGAACAGGTAAAGTCAGCATTGGCGCCTTTGAGGGGAGCATCCCAGCGTTGGGGCCAAACCCGCATGCTGTCTGACGGCTGATCATAATGCCCCCTTGATTGCAGGGCCGATACCGACTCCGTTACGATGAACGGTTTGCGTCCCCATTTCTTTTGTACATGTTCTGGCATCCAGATACCCTGGTTATAGTTGTAACCGATCAGGTCAGCGATGCCCGATTTCAGCAACTGGTTATTATCGTCTGTATGGTTGTTGGCGGTAACGGTTGGCCGGTCGTCGAGACTGCGCACGATGCGTTGCATTTCGCGCAGCAAAGCCATACCGGTAGTATCGCCGTCTTTTCCATGTTGTTCGGGAATTTCATTGCCCAGGCTCCAGATAAATACCGAGGGGTGATTGCGGTCGCGCAGCACCTGGTCTTTCAGGTCCTGCTTATACCATTCGTCAAAGTCTTTGCTGTAATCGAAATCTACCTTGCGGTGCTTCCACATATCAAAGGCTTCGTCCATTACAATAAAACCCATTTTATCGCAGAGGTCGAGTAACTCAGGCGCAGGTGGGTTATGCGAGGTGCGAATGCCATTTACGCCCATACCTTTCAGGATCTGTAATTGCCGCTCCAACGCCCGGGTATTGATGGCTGTGCCCAAACAACCCAGGTCGTGGTGATTGCATACCCCAACAATTTTCACCTGTTTTCCATTGAGGAAAAATCCTTTGTCCACATCAAATTTATAACTGCGAATGCCAAAGTTAGTGGTATACTCATCGGTGAGCTTTCCTTTGCTCATTACCTTGGTAACCGCTTTGTACAGATAGGGATTCTCCAGGCTCCAGAGAACAGGTGATCCTATACTGAATGTTTGCGGCAGGGTTTGTAATGAACCGATGTGCAATCCTTTTTGTGTTTGGGTGCCAACAGGAGCGCCAGCGGCATTAAGGATGGTGGTGGTAACATCACAATATTCGCCGGTACCGGTTAATGAAGTGGTTACAGTAACCTTTGCAGAGGAAGCAGACACCGAGGGTGTAGTTACATAGGTTCCCCAGTTTTCAATATTGGTAGTACCGGTTTTTACCAGCCATACATTGCGATAAATACCGCTGCCGCTGTACCAGCGGCTGTTGGGCTGCTGGCTGTTATCTACTTTTACAGCAATCACGTTCTTACCGCCATAATTCAAAAATTGGGAGAGCTCATAGCGGAAAGAAATAAATCCATTCGGCCGCATGCCCAGCGAATGCCCGTTGATGAACACTTCGCTGTTGCGGTATACACCGTCAAAATCTATAAAAATGATCTTGCCCTTGTCGGTAGCCGGTACGGTAAATGTTTTGCGGTACCAGCCCAGCCCGCCGCGTAAACAACCGCCGCTGTTATTGGTAGGACTGGTTGAATCAAATGGCAACTCGATGCTCCAGTCGTGCGGCAGGTTCAGTTTGCGCCACGAGGCATCATCAAATTCAGAGGCTTTGGCATTGGCTGCCTCACCCAAATGAAACGTCCAGTTATTATCAAAGTCTTCCCGCATTCTGGCAGATTGTGCAAACAGGGAATACTGACAAAACAGGATACTGATAACGAGTAATGAATATCGGCTACGCTGCATGTTATTTATTTTCGGCAGCTAAAATACAGATACCGTACCAATCTGGCGGTATACAAATATTTACTGTTTGGAGTTATTTTATATCCGGAACAGGGAACAGGTAACCGCCAAACAGCAGGTAAGCCCATAAAAGGGTCCAGAGGACATTAAAAAACTGTGCCCCGATAAATGTGAGCGCCGGGCGGCCGCCTTCGGTTTTTACGAGGTCGCCAAACCGCGCTTCCAGGCCAATAGATACAAAAGCGAGGGCAAACCATACGGTACGAAGCCCTTTTAAAGTTCCACCTACATTAGCAGTGATGGTGGTGGGGATCAAAAAGGAGAAGACCAAAGAGGCAGCCACAGGTTCCCGGGTAATTTCGCTGGTTGTAAGGTTGTCTGGTTGTCTGCGTTTACATTCTGGTACGACATGTTATAATTATTTAGCTGGGGAATCCCGTTAGTTAAGTTAATATTTTTGGTTTAATCTATTTTCAGATCGATAGCAAATATATCTTGCAGGGCTTTGCGTGCGGCATGATATCCGCACATACCATGCACACCTCCACCCGGTGGCGTTGACGAGGAACAGATGTAGATGCCTTTTGCAGGCGTAGTGTAGGGCGACCAGCGCATAGCCGGCCGGGTATACAATTGCCTGAGATCGATAACGCCGCCATTGATATCGCCGCCGATATAGTTGGGATTATACGCTTCCAGCTGTTGTGTATTGAAAGTATGCCTTGCCAGGACTAAGTCCTTGAATCCCGGTGCGAACCTTTCCACCTGGTTTTCGATTGCACTTGTCATATCAACGGTGGAGCCGTGGGGCACGTGGCAATAGGCCCAGGCCGTGTGTTTACCAGCAGGGGCCCGCGTGGCATCAAACACACTTGGCTGGGCCAGTAAGACAAACGGTTTTTCAGGATGAACACCTGCCGATGATAACCGTTCGCTTTCAACAATCTCTTCTATGGTATTTCCAATATGCACCGTTCCAGCCTGGCGACATTCAGACGCGGTGAAAGGGATCGGCTCCTGCAATGCCCAATCAATTTTAAATACGCCCATGCCATACCGGTAGCGCTGCAATTGCTTTGTATAAGTTGCGTTAAACCGGTTACCAGCGATTGCCAATAACTGTTTTGGCGTAACATCGAACAACACTGCTTTGGCTGCCGGCAGCTGATCGATTGACCGCACATAACTATTCGTTTCAATTGTTCCGCCTAAGGAAACAAAGTACGCCGCCAGTGCATTGGCAATGGATGCCGAGCCCCCTTTGGGTACCGGCCAGCCTTTTAAATGTCCGGCCGCCATCAAAACCAAACCAATAGCCGAAGTGGTAGCACCCGTTAAAGGTTGAATGGAATGCGCCGCCATCCCGGCCCACAAACCTTTTGCTTTGGCGGTTTGAAATTCCCGTGATAAATAGTTGGCAGAGGTCAGTCCCTTTAACCCGAACTTCGCCATTGCCAAAGGATGTTTGGGAAAATGGAAAGGCCCCAGGATATCAGGCGCTATATCGGGCCACATTTCTGTTATGGGTTGGATGAACTTTACATAAGCCTGTTCATCTTTACCCAGCAACCGGGCTGTTGCTGAAATGGATCTTTTCAACACGGCTGCCGTACCATCATCAAAGGGATGCGCAGCCTCCACTTCCGGCTCTATAAATTCCAGCCCATATTCGTGTAAAGGCAATTGCGACATAAACGGAGAAGCTACCGCCATGGGATGGATGGCCGAGCAAATATCATGTAAATAACCAGGCAACGTAAGCTCCGCTGTACGCAATCCTCCACCGATCGTTTTCTTTCCTTCCAGCAACAGCACCTTTACGCCGGCTTGCTGCAAAGTGATGGCAGCCGCGAGGCCGTTGGGACCGGAACCTACTACTATTGCATCATGTGTGTTCATTACATTCATTTCGTTTATTTGTGAAATTGGCAGACGGCAAACGGCAGACGGCAGACATGAAAGGCAGTAGATCGCCTACCTGTATTCACCCCTGTCAACTCTGTCAAATCTGTCAACTTTATCAACGCTATCAA
The Niastella koreensis GR20-10 genome window above contains:
- a CDS encoding T9SS type B sorting domain-containing protein, which encodes MKKYLLCFAAIFLAAAGYSQLQTCPTNINFGTGDLSFWSATTGLINGPTQSYPAPNTGLTTIPEYSLSNTGIQVITSPTSDPFGFFTTVPTINGYAYKYSIMLGSSTTSRALGQTGRNPGGFIRAVTYVIDVPAGSTSDPYTMTYAYAMVLENGTHNSNEQPLFKATLSTHDSVITCASPGYYLPTFNNAAGGNGGSGTGATLDSATAKANGFTNSPVPFMNFSGTNTNGTLLYDIWTKGWTEVTFDLSPYRGQQVTLTFEADNCRPGAHFAYAYVALRNTCAGLQISGKQIACTNTTVEYSVPALAGASYDWTVPAGWTINSGANSNIINVTVGANGGKVTNHEVNGCADLRDTIDITTMPPTVAGRIMSDTTICSGTNVPLSLADEVGGVLKWVSSTDGVTWRDIASTSNKYTAQNLTASTHYAALVQNGSACSIDTSSAAFVTVDSKSVGGKVTPELSNICLNETTRPLLTLVNNIGSVLNWQSSFNSSSWGSFSPAYQNTTYQTGPITQTQYYRAVVKSGVCPADTSDMATVRFYNVPAPQATIDPQNSNICYGKSILLNATITTGTNYAWGNSVPLSPGGSGVVPSVPYSISTTATPKVTSNVVLSVTNAGCPNPLRDTFHIEVTKPIIVHAGNDTAVVINQPLQFNASVNDPNANRWTWAPPFGLNSSSISSPLGLYNEGAPAAITYVVTAETAAGCYGNDTITVKIFKTGASIFMPSGFTPNHDGRNDVIRPILAGIKQLIFFRVYNRWGQLVFSTSEVNKGWDGTINGSQQSSQNFVYMVQAIDYTGKTIVQRGNFVLVR
- a CDS encoding glycoside hydrolase family 2 TIM barrel-domain containing protein → MQRSRYSLLVISILFCQYSLFAQSARMREDFDNNWTFHLGEAANAKASEFDDASWRKLNLPHDWSIELPFDSTSPTNNSGGCLRGGLGWYRKTFTVPATDKGKIIFIDFDGVYRNSEVFINGHSLGMRPNGFISFRYELSQFLNYGGKNVIAVKVDNSQQPNSRWYSGSGIYRNVWLVKTGTTNIENWGTYVTTPSVSASSAKVTVTTSLTGTGEYCDVTTTILNAAGAPVGTQTQKGLHIGSLQTLPQTFSIGSPVLWSLENPYLYKAVTKVMSKGKLTDEYTTNFGIRSYKFDVDKGFFLNGKQVKIVGVCNHHDLGCLGTAINTRALERQLQILKGMGVNGIRTSHNPPAPELLDLCDKMGFIVMDEAFDMWKHRKVDFDYSKDFDEWYKQDLKDQVLRDRNHPSVFIWSLGNEIPEQHGKDGDTTGMALLREMQRIVRSLDDRPTVTANNHTDDNNQLLKSGIADLIGYNYNQGIWMPEHVQKKWGRKPFIVTESVSALQSRGHYDQPSDSMRVWPQRWDAPLKGANADFTCSAYENCYTPWGSSHLTTLKAFLKYESVSGMFVWTGFDYIGEPTPYPWPARSSYFGIVDLAGFPKDVYYLYQSLFTTKNVLHLFPHWNWKPGQTIDMWAYYNNADEVELFINGKSQGIRKKTGDDLYVMWRVPFEAGKVEAISKKNGKAVATQVIKTAGEPAKLIVQADRSAIKGDGKDLSFVTVKVVDAAGNLVPDAANEIQFKVSGAGFIAGVDNGCQTSLESFKGSQHKAFNGLCLAVVQSNGKPGVIKLQAQAAGLAGASIDITGK
- a CDS encoding phytoene desaturase family protein, with the translated sequence MNVMNTHDAIVVGSGPNGLAAAITLQQAGVKVLLLEGKKTIGGGLRTAELTLPGYLHDICSAIHPMAVASPFMSQLPLHEYGLEFIEPEVEAAHPFDDGTAAVLKRSISATARLLGKDEQAYVKFIQPITEMWPDIAPDILGPFHFPKHPLAMAKFGLKGLTSANYLSREFQTAKAKGLWAGMAAHSIQPLTGATTSAIGLVLMAAGHLKGWPVPKGGSASIANALAAYFVSLGGTIETNSYVRSIDQLPAAKAVLFDVTPKQLLAIAGNRFNATYTKQLQRYRYGMGVFKIDWALQEPIPFTASECRQAGTVHIGNTIEEIVESERLSSAGVHPEKPFVLLAQPSVFDATRAPAGKHTAWAYCHVPHGSTVDMTSAIENQVERFAPGFKDLVLARHTFNTQQLEAYNPNYIGGDINGGVIDLRQLYTRPAMRWSPYTTPAKGIYICSSSTPPGGGVHGMCGYHAARKALQDIFAIDLKID